The following nucleotide sequence is from Vibrio fluvialis.
CGTTCACATCGGAACAATTGCAAACTTTTTACCTGCCACACTCGCCTCATGCGTCACATTGGGTATACTGAGTGCTCAGTGATTCCAATCGTGATTATCGTAAAAACATGACGTTATCAACTTTCCAGCCCTCTTCGCGTTTCTGCCGAAGCCTGTTATTGGTGTGTCTCAGCGCCGGATTACTGCCGTCCAGCGTCTTGGCTGCCTCACAACAGGAGCTGAAAGGCGTTAAAAGCGAAATCTCGCGCCAGCAACAGTCGTTATCACAACAACAGAAAACACTGGATCAACTGCAACAGGCCCTCAAACAACAGGAAGTGGGTATTTCCGGTTTGGAAAACCAGATCAAGCAGACCAAAAACCAACTGGCTGAAGCCAACGCCAACATTGGCCGCTTGAAACAAAAAATTGCCGCACTGGAAAGCCAACGTAAACAGCAGGCGGATAAACTCGCTGAGCTGCTGCAGACTTACTACATTACTCAGCGTGCCAAAGCGAGCGGCGATTTACTCAACAACGGTGTTGAAGAAGACCGTATCAGCCAGTATTACCAACATTTGGCCAAAGCCCGAACCGATACCATTGCCGAATTAGAGGCCACGCGTCAGGCTCTGAACGACAATGAACGCCAACTGCAACTCGAGCGCGATCAGATCACCTCACTGCTGGAAGAACAGACGCGCAAGCGCGATCAATTAGCCAAGACGCAATCTGACCGCCGTCAGACTCTGGGCAAAATTCAGAAAAGCATTTCTGGTGACAAAGTGTATCTGGCAGAACTGCAACGCAACGAAACCCGCCTCAAAGCGGAAATTGCCAAAGCAGCCAAACGTAACGCCGTGCCGATGGACGGAATCAGCCAGCAGCGCGGTAAACTGCCGTGGCCACTCAAAGGCCAGGTGCTGCATCAGTTTGGTGAGCGACAAACCGGTCAGATCGATTGGAAAGGTTTAGTGATTGATGCCAATTACGGCCAGCCTGTTAAAGCCGTTTATTCCGGCACAGTGGTGTTTGCCGAATATCTGCGCGGTTATGGCTTAGTCGTCTTGCTTGATCACGGTAAAGGCGATATGACGCTGTACGGCTTCAACCAAACGCTGATGAAAAAAGAAGGCGATAAAGTCACTGCTGGTGAAACACTGGCACTGGCAGGCGATACCGGCGGTCAGTCCCGCCCGGCACTCTACTTTGAAATCCGCCGCAACAGTAAAGCGGAAAACCCACGTAACTGGCTGACCCGCTAAGCTAACCTCTGTTTTTAAACAAGGCCGCTCTGTGAGCGGCCTTGTTACTTCTAGGCGTAATACGCTTCAACGCTGGCGATCAAGCACGCTAAATCTTGCTTTGGCAGCCGATTGATCCCCGCTGCCGCTTCCCGACCGCCCCCCGTAGTGAACTGACTGCACAGCGTGCCCGCGCCGTGCTTTTTGCTCAAAGGGGCACGTAGCGAGACCGTATAACTCTCATCGTCTGCCACGGTCAACACCACATGCGCTTGATCCGGCTTTTGATTCGCCAGCAAATTACCATATACCCCACTCACCCGGTGTGATGCCGCTTCATCGGCAAGTGCAAATACGCGCAGTGTTTGGCTCTCATACACAGCTGGTTTGGCCAGCGCCTGAGCAATATCCTGTTCGTACGCCTGTTTGAGTACAGCATAAGGCGATGTCGGGTCAGCAATCACCTCAAACGGCGATGAGTAGCCTAGTAGTGCACGGAACAAATCTGCGGGATGGTAATGTAGGTCACTGACGGATTGACCATAGCCGTTATAGTTGATCAGGGTGCCCAACTCTTTTAACTGCTCGGCTTGTTCAGGAGGTAAACCTGCCTTGGCTGCCAGAGCATCGGCAACGCTGAGCAAGTTATCTCCGTAAGCTGCGGTGATGGCCCAATGGTGAAACTGGCTTTCGAGCAGCGTATCCACAATCAATGCGGTACACATATTGGCATCCAGATTGATGTGCACATCTAACTGCTCATGCTGAGGAATGTCACCAGCCTGATGGTGGTCGGCATAGAATACCTGAGCGCCGCTGGCCAACACGGTTAACAGTGCATCCCGGTTTTTTGCCATAGAGATATCCAGTACCGTCAACGAATCGCCGCGCTGGGCGGTCACATTCGCCAGAAGCTCAATGTCGCGTTTGACGCCGGTTATCAACTGACTGTCTCGGGGCTTAGCCAGACGCAGTTGAAGAAGTGCGATGATGCCATCGGCATCACCATTAAATATGTCGTAATGCATAGTGAGCGCTACTTTTAATCCCTTGTAATAACATCAGAAATTAGCAGTTTCACGCCCACCAGCACAAGAATGAAAGGTTATATGTCATCCCTTTTAGGCATGCATCGCTCGCACGCCATCTTCCAGCAATTGTAACTGCTCCAGCCCTTGCTCGGTCGCATTCGGCTTCATCACCGAGATGATTTGCAGCATCCCCTGATGAATCACCTGCTCGGTGATCTTAGTTTTTGGTGACATCGCTGACTGATAAGCCAGCCAGCTGCAGGCGATCAGATGCAAAGTGGTGACCAGCTTTTTCATCTCATCTTCATTGAGCGCCAGCAACTGCATCTCGACAAAAGCACGCATAATGTTGACTAAGTTGGTTTGCAGTTTTTCCTGCACGCGAATGTAATCGTCGTGCAACTCTTCATCCCGCTGCAGAATTTCGGGCAAATTGGCGTAGAAAAAACGGTATTTCCACATCAGGGTGAAGATAGAGTCGAGGTAGTGTTTGAGCAGAGTCAGGCTTTCATACTGACCTTGCAGCGGCGTAAAGCGCTCAATCAGTTCTGCTGAGTAGAGTGCAAATATCTCACGCACAATCTCCTGCTTATTGCGGAAATGATAATAGAGATTACCGGGGCTGATCTCTATGTGCGCAGCAATATGGTTGGTGGTCATCGGGCGTTCACCATGCTCGTTAAACAGCTCTAACGCCGCATGGACAATTCTGTCTCTTGTTTTCATTAATGGTTCACATTCCTTCCTGATTACCTGCAGTATAAAACAGCTCCATTGAATGGTAAAAAAAGCGCCCGTTTCCGGACGCTGATGTCATTGGTTTATTTATGATATGGCTTAGATAGCTCATGGACCGCGTTGACGAACACGCCCGCGTTTTCTGGCGGTACATCCAGATGGATACCATGGCCAAGGTTGAAGACGTGACCAGTACCACCGTGACCAAAACCGTCCAGAATGGAAGCCACTTCTTCACGAATACGCTCGTGCGGGGCATACAGCATAGAAGGATCCATGTTGCCTTGCAGCGCCACTTTGTCACCCACGCGCGCTTTGGCATCGGCGATATTGATGGTCCAGTCCAGGCCTACTGCATCACACCCGGTTGCCGCAATCTGCTCCAGCCACATCCCGCCGTTTTTAGTAAACAGTGTCACTGGCACTCGGCGGCCTTCGTTTTCACGGATCAGACCATCAACAATCTTGTGCATGTATTGCAGTGAGAACAGGTTGTAGTCACGCGGAGTCAGTACGCCGCCCCAGGTATCAAATACCATTACAGACTGCGCGCCAGCTTTGATTTGCGCGTTAAGGTATTCAATCACGCTGTCCGCCAGCTTATCCAAGAGCAGATGCAAAGTCGCAGGCTCAGCGTACATCATCTTTTTAATCTTGGTGAATGCCTTAGAGCTGCCACCTTCAACCATATAGGTTGCCAGTGTCCAAGGGCTGCCAGAGAAACCAATCAGCGGCACTTCGCCTTGCAGATCTTTGCGAATCTGACGCACAGCATTCATAACGTACTGCAGTTCACCTTCCGGATCCGGCAGGCCAATCTTGTCGACGTCCGCCTTGCACGTGATTGGGCGGTCAAACACCGGACCTTCACCAGCGGCAAAGCGCAGCCCGAGTCCCATCGCATCAGGAATAGTCAGGATGTCAGAGAACAGAATCGCGGCATCGAGTGGAAAACGGCGCAGTGGCTGTAAAGTCACTTCAGAGGCCAACTCAGCGTTTTTACACAGAGACATAAAGTCGCCCGCCTGAGCGCGCGTGGCACGGTATTCTGGCAGATAACGTCCAGCCTGACGCATCATCCATACTGGCGTGCAATCAACAGGCTGCTTGAGCAGAGCGCGTAGATAGCGGTCGTTTTTTAATTCAGTCATTCCGTATTCCACTTCTTTTCTAGGCTTATTAGTTTGGGGCGTATTCTAGCACTGATTTGCCCTCAGGAGCGGAGAGCTTTGCAACCCAGATCAAGTTATTAACTTTTAAATCAATGCTTAATTTGCGTACAATCTTTTTCGATGTTACAAATTTGTTCGCTAGCGAAAACTACAATTATAAACTGAGTATTCAGTACTCAGCATCTCATAACGACATCTTACTTACCCCCTCCCTAATCGGAGGGTTTTTTTTATCCCTTGGACGGCGTGAGACGAATATCTTCCAGAGTTCGTTCAATCAATGCCCGGGCGATGGTGCCTTCTGGCGCAACAGGTGGCATGGTTTCGGGAGTAAACCACTGTGCATCGCTCAATTCAGAATAATCCGGTTTAATATCGCCACCTGCGTAATCCGCCAAGAAGCCCATCATCATGCTCGATGGAAAAGCCCAGGGCTGGCTGCCGAAGTAACGAATGTTGGTCACATCAATGCCCGTTTCTTCTTTGATTTCGCGTGCTACGCATTGCTCGAGCGTTTCTCCGACTTCCAGAAAGCCTGCAATCACAGTATACATGCCACCACGATGGCGCGGATGCTGAGCCAGCAAAATCTCGTTGCCCTTACGCACCGCGACAATAATGCACGGGAAAATACGCGGATAATGCAAAGTACGACAGTCATGGCACTGCATCGCTAAATCGCGATGGTTGAGATAATTGCGTCCCCCACACTGTGGGCAAAAACGCAAGCTTTGGCTCATATGGCCATACTGAATAGCCTTGCTCGCCATCAAAAACAGGGGTTCCGGCAGATGCAGCAAATCACGCAGTGACGTCAGTTCAAGATCGCGATCCAGCTCCGAGGCATTGACCCAATACACTGGCGCGCCCTGATGATGATCGATTTTGATCGCGGCATCTACGGGCAGATCCCACTG
It contains:
- the hemE gene encoding uroporphyrinogen decarboxylase → MTELKNDRYLRALLKQPVDCTPVWMMRQAGRYLPEYRATRAQAGDFMSLCKNAELASEVTLQPLRRFPLDAAILFSDILTIPDAMGLGLRFAAGEGPVFDRPITCKADVDKIGLPDPEGELQYVMNAVRQIRKDLQGEVPLIGFSGSPWTLATYMVEGGSSKAFTKIKKMMYAEPATLHLLLDKLADSVIEYLNAQIKAGAQSVMVFDTWGGVLTPRDYNLFSLQYMHKIVDGLIRENEGRRVPVTLFTKNGGMWLEQIAATGCDAVGLDWTINIADAKARVGDKVALQGNMDPSMLYAPHERIREEVASILDGFGHGGTGHVFNLGHGIHLDVPPENAGVFVNAVHELSKPYHK
- a CDS encoding murein hydrolase activator EnvC family protein, whose protein sequence is MTLSTFQPSSRFCRSLLLVCLSAGLLPSSVLAASQQELKGVKSEISRQQQSLSQQQKTLDQLQQALKQQEVGISGLENQIKQTKNQLAEANANIGRLKQKIAALESQRKQQADKLAELLQTYYITQRAKASGDLLNNGVEEDRISQYYQHLAKARTDTIAELEATRQALNDNERQLQLERDQITSLLEEQTRKRDQLAKTQSDRRQTLGKIQKSISGDKVYLAELQRNETRLKAEIAKAAKRNAVPMDGISQQRGKLPWPLKGQVLHQFGERQTGQIDWKGLVIDANYGQPVKAVYSGTVVFAEYLRGYGLVVLLDHGKGDMTLYGFNQTLMKKEGDKVTAGETLALAGDTGGQSRPALYFEIRRNSKAENPRNWLTR
- a CDS encoding TetR/AcrR family transcriptional regulator, whose protein sequence is MKTRDRIVHAALELFNEHGERPMTTNHIAAHIEISPGNLYYHFRNKQEIVREIFALYSAELIERFTPLQGQYESLTLLKHYLDSIFTLMWKYRFFYANLPEILQRDEELHDDYIRVQEKLQTNLVNIMRAFVEMQLLALNEDEMKKLVTTLHLIACSWLAYQSAMSPKTKITEQVIHQGMLQIISVMKPNATEQGLEQLQLLEDGVRAMHA
- the nudC gene encoding NAD(+) diphosphatase — encoded protein: MLKNSDTKSAYWCVVSGSEIWTVDGALPFGRGEQWDLPVDAAIKIDHHQGAPVYWVNASELDRDLELTSLRDLLHLPEPLFLMASKAIQYGHMSQSLRFCPQCGGRNYLNHRDLAMQCHDCRTLHYPRIFPCIIVAVRKGNEILLAQHPRHRGGMYTVIAGFLEVGETLEQCVAREIKEETGIDVTNIRYFGSQPWAFPSSMMMGFLADYAGGDIKPDYSELSDAQWFTPETMPPVAPEGTIARALIERTLEDIRLTPSKG